In a single window of the Veillonella sp. genome:
- a CDS encoding DUF805 domain-containing protein — MKQRVFEILYRELVENYANHKGRTTTADFWLTISAMTFVYGLVTFITGLATFIPSGFLYAISLGGGVLTALTVVLVLPTIMMVARRLRDSNNDPTLMILIFVPILGWIALLFLLCKRSAPTQEASIINEQISVEPSIHEKRSVSGAFIVALLVLGWVVNSVGTSMMGHNYMIEETAFGNLGQGAFTKKANRLLHSDSATTEGYLVVQEYYKALANGDYHSAYRDLSSREMERYGTFDLWQQSKAKEQRSAVESIRLDYVSQDTDDDVEVDYLGYRVDFVDGQPSMLVRLYNIGNGWKIIGFEEFEED, encoded by the coding sequence ATGAAGCAGAGAGTATTTGAAATCCTCTATCGTGAGCTAGTAGAAAACTATGCGAATCATAAGGGACGAACAACGACAGCCGACTTTTGGCTTACCATCAGTGCTATGACCTTTGTATACGGTCTAGTTACATTTATAACAGGTCTTGCCACCTTCATACCTTCTGGATTTTTATATGCCATATCCTTAGGGGGTGGCGTATTGACGGCATTAACAGTAGTGTTAGTGTTGCCCACCATTATGATGGTAGCGAGACGGTTACGTGATTCTAATAATGATCCAACCTTGATGATTCTCATCTTTGTGCCTATTTTAGGATGGATTGCGTTGCTCTTTTTGTTGTGTAAGAGATCGGCCCCCACACAAGAAGCAAGCATAATTAATGAACAGATATCTGTAGAACCTAGTATACATGAGAAGCGATCTGTTTCGGGAGCCTTCATCGTGGCTCTTCTTGTTTTAGGCTGGGTTGTAAACAGTGTAGGTACATCTATGATGGGACATAACTATATGATAGAAGAAACTGCCTTTGGAAACTTGGGGCAGGGGGCTTTCACCAAAAAAGCAAATCGTTTATTACATAGTGATTCTGCTACTACAGAAGGCTATTTAGTGGTACAAGAGTATTACAAAGCACTTGCTAATGGCGATTATCATAGTGCGTATCGCGATTTGAGCAGTCGTGAAATGGAACGATACGGCACCTTTGATCTCTGGCAGCAGTCTAAGGCAAAGGAACAACGCTCTGCTGTGGAATCTATACGATTAGACTATGTATCACAAGATACTGATGATGATGTAGAGGTGGACTATTTAGGATATAGGGTGGACTTCGTAGATGGACAACCATCTATGCTAGTACGTTTATATAATATTGGTAACGGCTGGAAAATCATTGGTTTTGAAGAGTTTGAGGAGGACTAG
- the trpA gene encoding tryptophan synthase subunit alpha, translating to MSKIKDAFTKGKAFIPFISAGDHGIENTERYIRVMVKAGADMVEIGIPFSDPTAEGPVIQEASTRALSTGVKIHDIFDMVRRLRSADDAVTVPLVFMTYLNPIYVFGREKFFTLCEEVGISGVIVPDMPFEEKGELGSVANKHGVEVVSLIAPTSENRIEMIAKDAEGFVYCVSSLGVTGMRSEIKTDIKSIVETIRKYTDIPVAVGFGISKPEQAEAMARVSDGAIVGSAIVKIVAEHGEHADQALFDYVQSMKQAVLKADA from the coding sequence ATGAGTAAAATTAAAGACGCTTTCACAAAGGGCAAGGCATTCATCCCATTCATCAGTGCTGGTGATCATGGCATTGAGAATACAGAACGTTATATTCGCGTCATGGTGAAAGCCGGCGCCGACATGGTAGAAATTGGTATTCCTTTCTCCGATCCAACAGCGGAAGGCCCAGTAATTCAAGAAGCGAGCACACGCGCATTATCTACAGGCGTAAAAATTCACGATATCTTTGATATGGTGCGTCGTTTGCGCAGTGCTGATGATGCAGTGACAGTACCACTCGTGTTCATGACCTACTTGAACCCAATCTATGTATTCGGTCGTGAAAAATTCTTTACCCTCTGCGAAGAGGTTGGTATCTCTGGTGTTATCGTGCCAGACATGCCCTTTGAAGAAAAAGGGGAACTCGGGAGTGTAGCCAATAAACATGGCGTTGAAGTGGTATCCTTGATTGCTCCTACATCTGAAAACCGCATCGAAATGATTGCAAAAGACGCAGAAGGTTTTGTGTACTGTGTGTCTTCCCTCGGGGTTACAGGCATGCGTAGCGAAATCAAAACGGATATTAAATCCATCGTTGAGACAATTCGCAAATATACAGATATTCCTGTAGCCGTTGGTTTTGGTATTTCTAAGCCAGAACAAGCGGAAGCAATGGCGCGCGTATCTGACGGTGCTATCGTAGGCTCTGCTATCGTTAAAATCGTGGCAGAACACGGCGAACATGCAGACCAAGCGTTGTTTGATTACGTACAATCTATGAAACAAGCTGTGCTAAAAGCTGACGCATAA
- a CDS encoding DUF805 domain-containing protein, producing the protein MTDLNIKNLAYIDNFKHSVVGNFVNFSTRASRSEYWRFTAVTVVIGFVLTLLRFIFGHSFLGSFFNLLSFAYTCAVFLPSVGIAVRRLHDINKSGWFLLLPFVPIIGLVYVIYLLAKPGDVGDNQYGSPVSYETITAEEAARTGLKETPSESMDQKAMLACICLTVLNIWMSFLGL; encoded by the coding sequence ATGACTGATTTAAACATTAAAAACTTGGCGTATATTGATAACTTCAAGCATTCTGTAGTTGGTAATTTTGTTAATTTTAGTACTAGAGCTAGTCGCAGTGAATATTGGCGCTTTACAGCAGTTACAGTTGTCATAGGTTTTGTACTTACTCTATTAAGATTTATTTTTGGACATTCATTCTTGGGATCCTTCTTTAATTTATTATCCTTTGCTTACACTTGTGCTGTATTCTTACCGTCTGTTGGTATTGCAGTTCGTCGTTTGCATGATATTAATAAATCTGGATGGTTTTTGCTACTTCCATTTGTTCCAATCATCGGTCTTGTATATGTCATTTATTTATTGGCTAAACCAGGTGATGTAGGCGATAACCAATATGGTTCCCCAGTAAGCTATGAAACAATCACAGCTGAAGAAGCTGCCCGTACTGGCCTTAAAGAAACACCATCTGAAAGTATGGACCAAAAAGCAATGCTAGCATGTATTTGTCTCACAGTTCTTAATATTTGGATGTCCTTTTTAGGACTATAA
- a CDS encoding DUF805 domain-containing protein, whose protein sequence is MASVNVYDLNYTDAFVLGIKNYANFKGRASRSEYWRFMAGMMMVQGVLGVVAILCKGVGLYNFESIIDTITLLVTLFFVIPNIAITTRRMHDIGRSGWTQIISFIPIIGLFIFLTYELKRGDEGENGYGERTAYIPITTSISQSTGLEETPSRKQDWIMGITIFVLQSIVFGDTIGDILWYGINANGYI, encoded by the coding sequence ATGGCATCTGTAAATGTATACGATTTAAACTATACCGATGCCTTCGTGCTAGGCATCAAAAACTACGCTAATTTTAAAGGTCGTGCGAGCCGTAGTGAATACTGGCGGTTCATGGCTGGAATGATGATGGTTCAAGGAGTGCTAGGGGTTGTAGCGATCCTCTGTAAAGGTGTGGGTCTCTATAATTTTGAGTCTATAATTGACACGATTACTCTATTAGTAACTCTGTTTTTCGTGATTCCTAATATTGCCATCACAACGCGACGTATGCATGATATTGGGCGCAGTGGCTGGACCCAGATAATTTCCTTTATTCCAATTATTGGGTTATTTATATTCTTAACCTATGAATTGAAACGTGGCGATGAAGGGGAGAATGGTTACGGTGAAAGAACTGCCTATATTCCTATTACTACTAGTATAAGTCAATCCACGGGTCTCGAAGAAACTCCATCTCGAAAACAAGACTGGATTATGGGTATTACCATCTTTGTTCTTCAATCCATCGTCTTTGGTGATACTATCGGTGATATATTATGGTATGGCATTAATGCCAATGGCTATATATAG
- a CDS encoding DUF805 domain-containing protein — protein MRPCPYCGHEVLKSERYCPNCGRIRKAPISLDKYSLGMIENFKQCFVYKYADFEGRASRSEYWNFFLMYQLLFVAILFTCAFLSYISPLSSAVGVGFGLVILVLMSVVMVIPGVAVAVRRLHDQGRSGGLVFIGVVPVIGTIILLVLMALPGESHDNRFGSPTGHVILTKQMAHEIGLIDATPTTGLTAGLLCAIFVLWFLVDRLLMTSAM, from the coding sequence ATGAGACCTTGTCCATATTGTGGACATGAGGTGTTAAAAAGTGAACGATACTGTCCAAACTGTGGACGTATCCGCAAAGCACCCATTTCGCTAGATAAATATAGTCTAGGAATGATTGAAAACTTTAAACAATGCTTTGTTTATAAATACGCTGACTTTGAAGGCCGTGCTAGCCGTAGCGAATATTGGAATTTCTTTTTGATGTACCAATTGCTCTTTGTAGCCATTCTATTTACCTGTGCGTTCTTGAGCTATATTAGTCCGCTCTCTAGTGCCGTTGGTGTAGGCTTCGGGCTAGTTATTCTTGTACTTATGTCCGTTGTTATGGTCATTCCTGGCGTAGCTGTTGCCGTACGACGCTTGCACGATCAAGGCCGTTCTGGTGGTCTTGTGTTTATTGGTGTTGTTCCTGTCATTGGTACAATTATATTGTTAGTGTTGATGGCTCTTCCTGGTGAAAGCCACGACAACCGCTTTGGCTCACCAACAGGCCATGTTATCCTAACGAAACAAATGGCTCATGAAATTGGTTTAATAGATGCGACACCTACAACAGGTCTTACAGCAGGACTACTATGTGCGATCTTTGTACTATGGTTCCTAGTGGATCGATTGCTAATGACTAGTGCGATGTAA
- the ileS gene encoding isoleucine--tRNA ligase, translated as MDYGKTLHLPETEFPMRGNLPKREPEILKFWEDNKIYQKRLELRKDAKPFILHDGPPYANGKLHIGHALNKTLKDIIMKYKTMTGHYTRYIPGWDTHGLPIEHAVIKNTGLNRHEMAPLDLRNKCKEYALECVENQKQDFIRFGVLGEWERPYLTLRPEFEVKQLGIFGEMAKRGHIYKGLKTVYWCTHCETALAEAEIEYAEKKSFSIYVKFPYVSEKKVTLPAGVDPKQAYSVIWTTTPWTMPANVAISVNPDLEYGWVKVGDEYYLMATELVDAAMKDIGIEDYEIVNRFSGADLELAEFKHPFVERNSTVLCGDHVTLEAGTGCVHTAPAHGEDDFNIVMRYNKEGKTELPIVSLVNETGNYTKQVDDNRYGDTEFPLAGVEIHDAEVPVIKILAHNNSLLHKSSLRHQYAHCWRCKNPVIYRATEQWFSSVDGYRQQALDAIDNQVQWIPKWGHDRIFNMVRDRGDWVISRQRIWGVPIPIYYCESCGEHIINDDTIKALQAKVAVEGSDAWWAHSAKELLPEGFKCPHCGHDEFKKETDIMDVWFDSGSSWAGVLEVNGLDVPCAMYLEGSDQHRGWFNSSLLTAVATTGKAPYNSVLTHGFVVDGEGRKMSKSVGNTVAPSDIIDVYGADVMRLWVSSADYQADVRLSKDIVKQLSEVYRKIRNTFRFLLGNLDDFNPNTDKVAYADMSEFDKWALLRLEEVRQKVTEAYENYEFHMLYHAIHNFCTVDLSSIYLDVMKDTMYAESKNNVARRSAQTAMYEILKTLVAMVSPVLSFTAEEVWKYMPKEEGMPESVMLQDWPQGHPEHFNQELADKWNQLLDLRTSVQKALELARQNKTIGHPLDASVTVYAEGAAFDALNALGEEGLAKLVIVSEAHIVNGAAPAEAVKDEETGVATVVAPSELEKCERCWIHRDTVGRDSEHPTLCHRCAEVVKSL; from the coding sequence ATGGATTACGGTAAGACGTTACATTTGCCTGAAACAGAATTCCCAATGCGCGGCAATTTGCCTAAGCGCGAACCAGAAATCTTAAAATTCTGGGAAGACAACAAAATTTATCAAAAACGTTTGGAATTGCGTAAAGACGCAAAACCTTTCATTTTGCATGATGGCCCTCCATATGCGAACGGTAAATTGCACATCGGTCATGCCCTCAACAAAACGTTGAAGGACATTATCATGAAATACAAGACTATGACTGGTCATTATACACGTTATATCCCTGGTTGGGATACACACGGTTTGCCAATCGAGCATGCGGTTATTAAAAACACTGGTCTTAACCGTCATGAAATGGCTCCATTGGACTTGCGCAACAAATGTAAGGAATATGCATTGGAATGCGTAGAAAACCAAAAGCAAGACTTCATTCGCTTTGGTGTATTAGGCGAATGGGAACGCCCTTATTTGACATTGCGCCCTGAGTTTGAAGTAAAACAACTTGGCATCTTTGGCGAAATGGCGAAACGTGGCCATATCTACAAAGGTCTTAAAACTGTATACTGGTGTACTCACTGCGAAACTGCATTGGCAGAAGCAGAAATCGAATACGCTGAGAAAAAATCCTTCTCTATCTACGTAAAATTCCCTTACGTATCCGAGAAAAAGGTGACATTGCCAGCTGGCGTAGATCCAAAACAAGCATACTCTGTTATTTGGACAACTACTCCTTGGACAATGCCTGCCAACGTAGCTATTTCCGTTAACCCTGACCTTGAATATGGTTGGGTAAAAGTAGGCGACGAATACTACTTGATGGCTACTGAACTCGTTGATGCGGCTATGAAAGATATCGGTATCGAAGACTACGAAATCGTAAATCGTTTCTCCGGCGCAGACTTAGAATTGGCTGAATTCAAACATCCATTCGTAGAACGTAATTCTACTGTATTGTGTGGCGATCATGTAACACTTGAAGCAGGTACTGGTTGTGTACATACAGCTCCTGCACACGGTGAAGACGACTTTAACATCGTTATGCGTTATAACAAGGAAGGCAAAACTGAGCTTCCTATCGTATCCCTTGTTAACGAAACTGGTAACTACACTAAACAAGTAGACGACAACCGTTATGGCGATACTGAATTCCCATTGGCTGGCGTAGAAATTCACGATGCAGAAGTGCCTGTTATTAAAATCTTGGCGCACAACAATTCATTGCTTCACAAATCTAGCTTGCGTCACCAATATGCTCACTGCTGGCGTTGTAAAAATCCTGTAATCTACCGTGCTACAGAACAATGGTTCTCCTCTGTAGATGGGTACCGTCAACAAGCGCTTGATGCGATCGACAACCAAGTACAATGGATTCCTAAATGGGGCCATGATCGTATCTTCAACATGGTTCGCGACCGTGGTGACTGGGTAATTTCCCGTCAACGTATTTGGGGCGTGCCAATTCCTATTTACTATTGTGAAAGCTGCGGCGAGCATATCATCAACGATGATACTATCAAAGCATTACAAGCAAAAGTAGCTGTAGAAGGCTCTGATGCTTGGTGGGCTCACAGTGCAAAAGAATTATTGCCAGAAGGTTTCAAATGTCCTCATTGTGGTCATGATGAGTTCAAAAAAGAAACAGACATCATGGACGTATGGTTCGACTCTGGTTCCTCTTGGGCTGGCGTACTTGAAGTTAACGGCTTAGATGTACCATGTGCTATGTACCTTGAAGGTTCTGACCAACATCGCGGTTGGTTCAACTCTTCCTTGTTGACTGCAGTGGCAACAACAGGTAAAGCACCATACAACTCCGTATTGACTCACGGCTTCGTTGTGGACGGTGAAGGTCGCAAAATGTCTAAATCTGTAGGTAATACAGTAGCTCCTAGCGACATCATCGACGTATACGGCGCTGACGTTATGCGTTTGTGGGTATCCTCCGCGGATTACCAAGCAGACGTACGTTTGTCCAAAGACATCGTAAAACAATTATCCGAAGTATATCGTAAAATCCGTAATACATTCCGATTCTTGCTTGGTAACTTGGATGACTTCAATCCAAACACTGACAAAGTGGCTTATGCAGATATGTCCGAATTCGATAAATGGGCATTGTTGCGCTTAGAAGAAGTACGTCAAAAGGTTACTGAAGCATACGAAAACTATGAATTCCACATGTTATACCATGCAATTCATAACTTCTGTACAGTAGACTTGAGCTCCATCTACCTTGATGTAATGAAAGATACTATGTATGCTGAAAGCAAAAACAACGTAGCTCGTCGTTCTGCTCAAACAGCAATGTACGAAATCTTGAAAACATTGGTAGCTATGGTATCTCCTGTACTTTCTTTCACAGCAGAAGAAGTTTGGAAATACATGCCTAAAGAAGAAGGCATGCCTGAATCCGTTATGCTTCAAGATTGGCCACAAGGTCATCCTGAACACTTCAACCAAGAATTGGCTGATAAATGGAACCAATTATTAGACTTGCGTACATCCGTACAAAAAGCATTGGAATTGGCTCGTCAAAACAAAACAATCGGTCACCCATTGGATGCATCCGTTACAGTATATGCTGAAGGCGCTGCATTCGACGCATTGAACGCTCTTGGTGAAGAAGGCTTGGCTAAACTTGTTATCGTATCCGAAGCTCACATCGTAAATGGCGCTGCTCCAGCAGAGGCTGTAAAAGACGAAGAAACAGGCGTTGCAACAGTAGTTGCTCCATCTGAACTTGAAAAATGTGAACGTTGCTGGATCCACCGCGATACAGTAGGTCGAGATAGCGAACACCCTACACTTTGTCATCGCTGTGCAGAGGTTGTTAAGTCTCTATAA